A section of the Corvus moneduloides isolate bCorMon1 chromosome 29, bCorMon1.pri, whole genome shotgun sequence genome encodes:
- the LOC116436273 gene encoding scale keratin-like → MSCYDLCPPKTSVAVPQPIAESCNELCARQCPDSSAFIQPPPVVVTFPGPILSSFPQQAVVGSSGAPAFGGSLGLGGLYGAGATQASGGLCTFGRAYAAPACSPCVLPRYSKKLWDTCGPC, encoded by the coding sequence ATGTCCTGCTACGACCTGTGCCCACCCAAAACCAGcgtggctgtgccccagcccatCGCTGAGAGCTGCAACGAGCTGTGCGCCCGCCAGTGTCCCGACTCCTCAGCCTTCATCCAGCCGCCCCCCGTGGTGGTCACCTTCCCCggccccatcctcagctccttcccgcAGCAAGCCGTGGTGGGCTCCTCCGGAGCACCGGCCTTTGgcggctccctggggctgggcggCCTCTACGGCGCCGGCGCCACCCAGGCCTCGGGGGGCCTCTGCACCTTTGGCAGAGCCTACGCTGCTCCCGCCTGCAGCCCTTGCGTCCTGCCCCGCTACAGC
- the LOC116436570 gene encoding scale keratin-like: MSCYDLCPPKTSVAVPQPIAESCNELCARQCPDSSAFIQPPPVVVTFPGPILSSFPQQAVVGSSGAPAFGGSLGLGGLYGAGATQASGGLCTFGRAYAAPACSPCVLPRYSKKLWDTCGPC; the protein is encoded by the coding sequence ATGTCCTGCTACGACCTGTGCCCACCCAAAACCAGcgtggctgtgccccagcccatCGCTGAGAGCTGCAACGAGCTGTGCGCCCGCCAGTGTCCCGACTCCTCAGCCTTCATCCAGCCGCCCCCCGTGGTGGTCACCTTCCCCggccccatcctcagctccttcccgcAGCAAGCCGTGGTGGGCTCCTCCGGAGCACCGGCCTTTGgcggctccctggggctgggcggCCTCTACGGCGCCGGCGCCACCCAGGCCTCGGGGGGCCTCTGCACCTTTGGCAGAGCCTACGCTGCTCCCGCCTGCAGCCCTTGCGTCCTGCCCCGCTACAGCAAGAAGCTCTGGGACACCTGCGGGCCCTGCTAG
- the LOC116436571 gene encoding scale keratin-like: MSCYDLCPPKTSVAVPQPIAESCNELCARQCPDSSAFIQPPPVVVTFPGPILSSFPQQAVVGSSGAPAFGGSLGLGGLYGAGATQASGGLCTFGRAYAAPACSPCVLPRYSKKLWDTCGPC, from the coding sequence ATGTCCTGCTACGACCTGTGCCCACCCAAAACCAGcgtggctgtgccccagcccatCGCTGAGAGCTGCAATGAGCTGTGCGCCCGCCAGTGTCCCGACTCCTCAGCCTTCATCCAGCCGCCCCCCGTGGTGGTCACCTTCCCCggccccatcctcagctccttcccgcAGCAAGCCGTGGTGGGCTCCTCCGGAGCACCGGCCTTTGgcggctccctggggctgggcggCCTCTACGGCGCCGGCGCCACCCAGGCCTCGGGGGGCCTCTGCACCTTTGGCAGAGCCTACGCTGCTCCCGCCTGCAGCCCTTGCGTCCTGCCCCGCTACAGCAAGAAGCTCTGGGACACCTGCGGGCCCTGCTAG
- the LOC116436578 gene encoding scale keratin-like, whose translation MSCYDLCPPKTSVAVPQPIAESCNELCARQCPDSSAFIQPPPVVVTFPGPILSSFPQQAVVGSSGAPAFGGSLGLGGLYGAGATQASGGLCTFGRAYAAPACSPCVLPRYSKKLWDTCGPC comes from the coding sequence ATGTCCTGCTACGACCTGTGCCCACCCAAAACCAGcgtggctgtgccccagcccatCGCTGAGAGCTGCAACGAGCTGTGCGCCCGCCAGTGTCCCGACTCCTCAGCCTTCATCCAGCCGCCCCCCGTGGTGGTCACCTTCCCCggccccatcctcagctccttcccgcAGCAAGCTGTGGTGGGCTCCTCCGGAGCACCGGCCTTTGgcggctccctggggctgggcggCCTCTACGGCGCCGGCGCCACCCAGGCCTCGGGGGGCCTCTGCACCTTTGGCAGAGCCTACGCTGCTCCCGCCTGCAGCCCTTGCGTCCTGCCCCGCTACAGCAAGAAGCTCTGGGACACCTGCGGGCCCTGCTAG
- the LOC116436354 gene encoding scale keratin-like, whose protein sequence is MRGCSAREASDGGRAAEARGRATEGPGLEQGAASRSARTLTLVPKEEKSTLASHAKMSCYDLCPPKTSVAVPQPIAESCNELCARQCPDSSAFIQPPPVVVTFPGPILSSFPQQAVVGSSGAPAFGGSLGLGGLYGAGATQASGGLCTFGRAYAAPACSPCVLPRYSKKLWDTCGPC, encoded by the exons ATGCGAGGGTGCTCTGCAAGAGAGGCCAGCGatggtgggagagcagcagaggccagGGGCCGAGCCAcagaggggccggggctggagcagggagccgCGAGCAGAAGCGCTCGCACACTTACCCTTGTCCCcaaggaggagaag AGCACCCTCGCATCCCACGCCAAGATGTCCTGCTACGACCTGTGCCCACCCAAAACCAGcgtggctgtgccccagcccatCGCTGAGAGCTGCAACGAGCTGTGCGCCCGCCAGTGTCCCGACTCCTCAGCCTTCATCCAGCCGCCCCCCGTGGTGGTCACCTTCCCCggccccatcctcagctccttcccgcAGCAAGCCGTGGTGGGCTCCTCCGGAGCACCGGCCTTTGgcggctccctggggctgggcggCCTCTACGGCGCCGGCGCCACCCAGGCCTCGGGGGGCCTCTGCACCTTTGGCAGAGCCTACGCTGCTCCCGCCTGCAGCCCTTGCGTCCTGCCCCGCTACAGCAAGAAGCTCTGGGACACCTGCGGGCCCTGCTAG
- the LOC116436542 gene encoding scale keratin-like: protein MSCYDLCSTSGSGLIRPQPIADSGNEPCVRQCPDSTTVIQPPAVVVTFPGPILSSFPQDSVVGSAGAPVLGASGSSLGYGGYGSLGYGGYGSLGYGGYGSLGYGGYGSLGYGGYGSGGYGGLCGYGGYGSLGYGGLWGYGGSSLGYGGLGSCGGYRGLYGSGRSFGSFGSWSPWSSRYGRYGRGSCGSC from the coding sequence ATGTCCTGCTATGACCTGTGCTCCACCTCTGGCTCCGGCCTCATCCGGCCCCAGCCCATCGCCGACAGCGGGAATGAGCCGTGTGTGCGCCAGTGCCCCGACTCCACCACCGTCATCCAGCCTCCCGCCGTGGTGGTCACCTTCCCCggccccatcctcagctccttcccgcAGGATTCCGTGGTGGGATCTGCTGGAGCGCCCGTCCTTGGAGCCTCAGGGTCCTCCCTGGGCTATGGGGGTTATGGATCCCTGGGTTACGGGGGCTATGGATCCCTGGGCTACGGGGGCTATGGATCCCTGGGCTATGGGGGCTATGGATCCCTGGGCTATGGGGGCTATGGCTCTGGGGGTTATGGTGGTCTCTGTGGATACGGGGGTTACGGATCCCTGGGCTATGGGGGTCTGTGGGGCTATGGGGGCTCCTCCCTGGGCTATGGGGGTCTGGGGTCCTGTGGGGGTTACCGGGGCCTGTATGGCTCTGGGAGATCCTTTGGATCCTTTGGCTCCTGGAGCCCTTGGTCCTCCCGCTACGGCCGCTACGGCCGCGGCAGCTGCGGCTCCTGCTAA
- the LOC116436543 gene encoding scale keratin-like, producing the protein MSCYDLCSTSGSGLIRPQPIADSGNEPCVRQCPDSTTVIQPPAVVVTFPGPILSSFPQDSVVGSAGAPVLGASGSSLGYGGYGSLGYGGYGSLGYGGYGSLGYGGYGSLGYGGYGSGGYGGLCGYGGYGSLGYGGLWGYGGSSLGYGGLGSCGGYRGLYGSGRSFGSFGSWSPWSSRYGRYGRGSCGSC; encoded by the coding sequence ATGTCCTGCTACGACCTGTGCTCCACCTCTGGCTCCGGCCTCATCCGGCCCCAGCCCATCGCCGACAGTGGGAATGAGCCGTGCGTGCGCCAGTGCCCCGACTCCACCACCGTCATCCAGCCTCCCGCCGTGGTGGTCACCTTCCCCggccccatcctcagctccttcccgcAGGATTCCGTGGTGGGATCTGCTGGAGCGCCCGTCCTTGGAGCCTCAGGGTCCTCCCTGGGCTATGGGGGTTATGGATCCCTGGGTTACGGGGGCTATGGATCCCTGGGCTACGGGGGCTATGGATCCCTGGGCTACGGGGGCTATGGATCCCTGGGCTATGGGGGCTATGGCTCTGGGGGTTATGGTGGTCTCTGTGGATACGGGGGTTACGGATCCCTGGGCTATGGGGGTCTGTGGGGCTATGGGGGCTCCTCCCTGGGCTATGGGGGTCTGGGGTCCTGTGGGGGTTACCGGGGCCTGTATGGCTCTGGGAGATCCTTTGGATCCTTTGGCTCCTGGAGCCCTTGGTCCTCCCGCTACGGCCGCTACGGCCGCGGCAGCTGCGGCTCCTGCTAA
- the LOC116436544 gene encoding scale keratin-like, translating into MSCYDLYPSSACGVLRPQPLADTGNEPCARQCPDSTTVIQPPAVVVTFPGPILSSFPQQAVVGSAGAPVLGASGSSLGYGGLWGYGGYGSGGYGGLYGYGGYGSLGYGGLWGYGGSSLGYGGLWGCGGYRGLYGSGRAFGSGYCSPYSSWYGRYGRGYWGSC; encoded by the coding sequence ATGTCCTGCTACGACCTGTACCCCTCCTCTGCCTGTGGCGTCCTccggccccagcccctggctgaCACCGGGAATGAGCCGTGCGCCCGCCAGTGCCCCGACTCCACCACCGTCATCCAGCCTCCCGCCGTGGTGGTCACCTTCCCCggccccatcctcagctccttcccgcAGCAAGCCGTGGTGGGATCTGCTGGAGCGCCCGTCCTTGGAGCCTCAGGGTCCTCCCTGGGCTACGGGGGCCTGTGGGGCTATGGGGGCTATGGCTCTGGGGGTTATGGTGGTCTCTATGGATATGGGGGCTATGGATCCCTGGGCTATGGGGGTCTGTGGGGCTATGGGGGTTCCTCCCTGGGCTATGGGggtctgtggggctgtgggggttACCGGGGCCTGTACGGCTCTGGCAGAGCCTTTGGCTCTGGCTATTGCAGCCCCTACTCCTCCTGGTACGGCCGCTACGGCCGCGGCTACTGGGGGTCCTGCTAA
- the LOC116436545 gene encoding scale keratin-like translates to MSCYDLYPSSACGVLQPQPLADTGNEPCVRQCPDSTTVIQPPAVVVTFPGPILSSFPQDSVVGSAGAPVLGASGSSLGYGGLWGYGGYGSGGYGGLYGYGGYGSLGYGGLWGYGGSSLGYGGLWGCGGYRGLYGSGRAFGSGYCSPYSSWYGRYGRGYWGSC, encoded by the coding sequence ATGTCCTGCTACGACCTGTACCCCTCCTCTGCCTGTGGCGTccttcagccccagcccctggctgaCACCGGGAATGAGCCGTGCGTGCGCCAGTGCCCCGACTCCACCACCGTCATCCAGCCTCCCGCCGTGGTGGTCACCTTCCCCggccccatcctcagctccttcccgcAGGATTCCGTGGTGGGATCTGCTGGAGCGCCCGTCCTTGGAGCCTCAGGGTCCTCCCTGGGCTACGGGGGCCTGTGGGGCTATGGGGGCTATGGCTCTGGGGGTTATGGTGGTCTCTATGGATATGGGGGCTATGGATCCCTGGGCTATGGGGGTCTGTGGGGCTATGGGGGTTCCTCCCTGGGCTATGGGggtctgtggggctgtgggggttACCGGGGCCTGTACGGCTCTGGCAGAGCCTTTGGCTCTGGCTATTGCAGCCCCTACTCCTCCTGGTACGGCCGCTACGGCCGCGGCTACTGGGGGTCCTGCTAA
- the LOC116436551 gene encoding scale keratin-like encodes MSCYDLCPTTGGIACPQPVANSCNQPCVRQCPDSTALIQPPPVVVTFPGPILSSFPQQAVVGSAGAPAFGGSLGYGGLYGTGAFLGYGARSGYGISALGSGSCSPCGPSSSRRFSRLFRGSCGPC; translated from the coding sequence ATGTCCTGCTACGACCTGTGCCCCACCACCGGCGGCATCGCCTGCCCCCAGCCCgtggccaacagctgcaaccAGCCGTGTGTCCGCCAGTGTCCTGACTCCACCGCCCTCATCCAGCCGCCCCCCGTGGTGGTCACCTTCCCCggccccatcctcagctccttcccgcAGCAAGCCGTGGTGGGATCTGCTGGAGCACCGGCCTTTGGCGGCTCCCTGGGCTATGGGGGTCTCTACGGCACTGGGGCTTTCCTGGGATACGGCGCTCGCTCTGGATATGGGATCTCAGCGCTGGGCAgcggctcctgcagcccctgcggCCCCTCCTCATCCCGCCGCTTCAGCCGCCTCTTCCGCGGCTCCTGCGGGCCTTGCTGA